The proteins below come from a single Dehalococcoidia bacterium genomic window:
- a CDS encoding DUF350 domain-containing protein: MDLAPDIRVFILSLFYAVVGLVLLLIAFWVFDMFTPAQLGKEIFQERNTAAAVMTGFFVLAIALIIAAAIHG, from the coding sequence GTGGACCTTGCGCCGGACATTCGGGTCTTCATCCTCTCGCTCTTCTACGCTGTCGTCGGTCTTGTCTTGCTGCTGATCGCGTTTTGGGTCTTCGACATGTTCACCCCGGCGCAGCTCGGCAAAGAGATCTTTCAAGAGCGCAACACGGCTGCCGCTGTGATGACCGGGTTCTTCGTGCTTGCGATCGCCCTCATCATCGCCGCCGCAATCCACGGGTGA
- a CDS encoding DUF4178 domain-containing protein yields the protein MERRSLSCPACGGPVSVASRFTSLVVCAYCGQTLVVRDTALDPTGKTAKLAEPLSRLRVGSSGTIAGRRFETLGRVRYRYERGIWDEWFLRFDDGQPAWLSEDEGEYVLYGKRRLTAPVPSWDKIRVGATVEIPPHRMFVTEKGTGHVLGAEGELAMTAPPGATFQYVDGNAGGRLLVLVFTENGITFGVGDPYAFHDIAVT from the coding sequence GTGGAACGTCGCTCCCTCTCCTGTCCCGCCTGCGGCGGACCGGTCAGTGTCGCAAGTCGGTTCACCTCTCTTGTCGTCTGCGCCTATTGCGGCCAGACCCTGGTAGTGCGCGACACGGCGCTCGACCCGACCGGCAAGACCGCGAAGCTCGCAGAGCCGCTCTCGCGTCTGCGCGTCGGCAGCAGCGGAACGATCGCCGGCCGACGGTTCGAGACCCTCGGCCGCGTGCGCTACCGCTATGAGAGAGGGATTTGGGATGAATGGTTCCTCCGCTTCGATGACGGCCAGCCTGCCTGGCTGAGCGAAGACGAGGGCGAATACGTTCTGTATGGGAAGCGGCGACTGACTGCGCCGGTGCCGAGCTGGGACAAGATCCGGGTCGGAGCGACGGTGGAGATCCCGCCCCACCGCATGTTTGTCACCGAGAAGGGAACGGGCCATGTGCTCGGCGCAGAAGGCGAACTGGCAATGACCGCCCCGCCGGGCGCGACATTCCAGTACGTCGATGGGAATGCGGGCGGGCGCCTGCTCGTTCTTGTCTTCACTGAGAATGGCATCACGTTCGGCGTCGGCGACCCCTACGCGTTCCACGATATCGCTGTGACATAA
- a CDS encoding LysM peptidoglycan-binding domain-containing protein, protein MDVSRGAMTTGKLVVIRCYRCGAPPDSQCPQCRRPFCKDHGNRLCLDCRRAGGNLELRIPLRGVPSSLLYRSAIGVLALLIALIAWDSWNWVARGGPNQARLIPTPTAAPPPATPTAAAAAPPTATPPAAERIHTVVEGDTLTSIARQYNVSIEAIVQLNNLGDRELIRLGQTLRIPPSR, encoded by the coding sequence GTGGACGTTAGCCGCGGCGCGATGACGACCGGCAAGCTCGTCGTCATCCGATGCTACCGCTGCGGCGCGCCGCCGGACAGCCAATGCCCTCAGTGCCGCCGCCCCTTCTGCAAAGATCACGGCAATCGGCTCTGCCTCGACTGCCGGCGCGCCGGCGGCAACCTCGAACTGCGGATCCCCTTGCGCGGAGTGCCTTCTTCGCTGCTCTATCGCTCAGCGATTGGCGTGCTCGCCCTCCTGATCGCCCTCATCGCTTGGGACAGCTGGAACTGGGTGGCGCGGGGAGGGCCCAACCAGGCGCGGCTGATCCCAACCCCGACGGCGGCTCCTCCTCCGGCGACACCGACGGCGGCCGCTGCCGCTCCGCCGACCGCTACTCCGCCCGCGGCCGAACGCATCCATACCGTTGTTGAGGGCGACACCCTCACCTCGATCGCCCGCCAGTACAATGTCAGCATCGAGGCGATCGTCCAGTTGAACAACCTTGGGGACCGCGAATTAATTCGGCTCGGACAGACACTCCGCATTCCGCCGTCACGGTGA
- a CDS encoding DUF1501 domain-containing protein yields MLPFSRRDVLKGGASLVSIGLTAPAFLTRTAEFVEAATSPLAARRILVVMQWSGGNDGLNTIVPIGYPAYYAARPRLAIPAAATLPLTATLGWHPSLAKVKARYEQRQVAIIQNVGYPNPNRSHFRSMDIWHTAEPDRPASQGWLGSYLANCCSGTGVPASEPEVKAWSVGSTLPLALWVRHVIVPTISSVASFSFQTDGAAPPAERTLRTTTLKSILESATTTSPRAYEALTRTIFKDAMTTAEKLQAIAGSYTPKETFPSRGFGPPLRTVCQLIRADLGARIFYVQSGGFDTHANQVAASGGVPVPTAGAHADLLANFADSVEAFLRELEHLGRLQDVVILTFSEFGRRLHDNDSLGTDHGAAAPLFVIGAPVKGGLYGTDPDFTALDQSRDIRFQIDFRSVYATIIRDWLGGDPVAVLGGTFAPVPFLA; encoded by the coding sequence ATGCTGCCGTTTAGCCGGCGCGATGTTCTCAAGGGCGGGGCGTCGCTCGTCTCGATCGGCTTGACCGCACCTGCTTTTCTTACCCGCACCGCCGAGTTCGTGGAAGCGGCTACGAGCCCCCTCGCCGCGCGACGGATCCTCGTCGTGATGCAGTGGTCGGGCGGCAACGACGGCCTGAACACCATCGTCCCTATCGGCTACCCCGCCTACTATGCTGCCCGACCCCGGCTCGCTATTCCCGCGGCCGCAACGCTGCCGCTCACGGCCACGCTCGGCTGGCATCCTAGTCTGGCCAAGGTCAAGGCGCGCTACGAACAGCGCCAAGTGGCGATCATCCAGAATGTGGGCTATCCCAACCCGAACCGCTCCCACTTTCGCTCGATGGATATCTGGCATACCGCCGAGCCTGACCGACCAGCAAGCCAAGGATGGCTCGGCAGCTACCTCGCCAACTGCTGCAGCGGCACCGGCGTTCCTGCCTCCGAGCCGGAAGTGAAGGCGTGGAGCGTTGGCTCAACGCTGCCGCTGGCGCTCTGGGTGCGCCATGTCATCGTCCCGACGATCTCGTCGGTCGCGAGTTTCAGCTTCCAAACGGACGGCGCCGCGCCGCCGGCCGAACGGACCCTGCGCACAACAACGCTGAAGAGCATCCTCGAAAGCGCGACCACGACCAGCCCCCGCGCCTATGAGGCGCTGACACGCACCATCTTCAAAGACGCGATGACGACCGCCGAAAAGCTGCAGGCGATCGCCGGTAGCTATACCCCGAAGGAGACATTTCCGAGCCGCGGGTTCGGCCCGCCGCTCCGAACGGTGTGCCAACTGATCCGCGCCGATCTTGGCGCGCGCATTTTCTATGTCCAGAGCGGCGGATTTGACACGCACGCCAATCAGGTGGCGGCGAGCGGCGGCGTGCCGGTGCCGACGGCCGGCGCTCACGCCGACCTTCTCGCCAACTTTGCCGACTCGGTCGAAGCGTTCCTGCGCGAGCTCGAGCACCTTGGCCGGCTGCAGGATGTCGTCATCCTGACCTTCTCCGAGTTCGGACGGCGGCTTCACGACAACGACAGCCTCGGCACTGACCACGGCGCGGCGGCGCCGCTCTTCGTCATCGGCGCGCCGGTGAAGGGCGGGCTCTATGGGACCGATCCCGACTTCACCGCGCTCGACCAAAGCCGCGACATTCGCTTCCAGATCGATTTCCGCTCGGTCTACGCCACCATCATCCGAGACTGGCTTGGGGGCGACCCCGTTGCCGTGCTCGGCGGCACGTTCGCTCCCGTGCCGTTCCTCGCATGA
- a CDS encoding DUF4178 domain-containing protein, whose product MPLEIRKLSCPRCGASLEVLNARRTKTLVCRSCGSQLDLTDPALQVVANLTNVRATPRTPISLGMWGQFRGKQWQVIGRVRYREEGAFWDEWLLMTEEGELLWLTEGEEGFTLYDPIVPREPTDPETVGLTLTLDGTRYPVRARGIGTIDYLEGELTWKATRGDQVRYLDAQLGQTKAAIEWTPSEIEFFRGEKLPANAVRQAFGLPLLRPDQVVFGSGRPSLLSALVLAVIVFICVCGCLASSITIDEREDGSVDIAFVPFAGASPGAGSGFGGTSRSGGGTRSGSGGSSRSGGGGGGK is encoded by the coding sequence ATGCCGCTCGAGATCCGGAAACTCTCCTGCCCTCGCTGCGGAGCGTCGCTCGAGGTCCTGAACGCGCGCCGGACGAAGACCCTCGTCTGCCGGAGCTGCGGCTCGCAGCTCGACCTGACCGACCCCGCGCTGCAGGTCGTCGCAAATCTCACCAATGTCCGAGCAACTCCGCGTACCCCCATCAGCCTCGGCATGTGGGGACAGTTCCGGGGAAAGCAGTGGCAGGTGATCGGCCGGGTCCGTTACCGCGAGGAAGGCGCCTTTTGGGACGAGTGGCTGCTGATGACCGAGGAGGGAGAACTTCTCTGGCTGACAGAGGGCGAAGAGGGGTTCACCCTGTACGACCCCATCGTTCCCCGCGAGCCGACCGACCCGGAAACAGTCGGCTTGACCCTCACCCTCGATGGGACCCGCTATCCGGTTCGGGCACGCGGCATCGGCACCATCGACTACCTCGAAGGCGAGCTGACGTGGAAGGCGACCCGCGGCGACCAAGTGCGCTACCTCGACGCGCAGCTCGGCCAGACCAAGGCCGCTATCGAGTGGACCCCCAGCGAGATCGAATTCTTTCGCGGCGAGAAGTTGCCGGCGAATGCTGTCCGGCAGGCGTTTGGCCTCCCCCTTCTTCGCCCCGATCAAGTCGTTTTCGGCAGCGGACGTCCCAGTCTCCTCTCCGCTCTCGTGCTGGCCGTCATCGTTTTTATCTGCGTCTGCGGCTGCCTCGCCTCATCCATCACGATCGATGAGCGCGAAGACGGCAGCGTTGATATTGCGTTCGTGCCGTTCGCCGGAGCCTCTCCGGGCGCCGGCAGCGGTTTCGGGGGGACAAGCCGAAGCGGAGGAGGAACCCGCAGCGGGAGCGGGGGCAGCTCTCGCAGCGGCGGTGGCGGCGGCGGGAAGTAG
- a CDS encoding alanine--glyoxylate aminotransferase family protein encodes MNLRIPGPTPCPEEVLMAMTKQMVDHRGPEFKDILLRVTERLKTFFQTKNDVVTLTAAGTGGLEAAIVNFLSPGETVLAVSIGVFGDRFAKIAETYGATVKRLRFEDGEAADPDQIAAALAADPSIRAVTVTHNETSTGVTNDLAAIAKVVKAADKLILVDAVSSLTAIDLPVDALGLDVVVSGSQKGWMVPPGLTFLSVSERGWEANANAKMPRFYLDVREAKKSLDKGQTPWTPAISVFYALDVALDLMLAEGLPAIFERHRRVAERTRAGVKELGLRLLAKDERYASNSVTAVWAPDGVEVKALRAALRERGVVVAGGQGALDGKIFRIGHLGYVRDADIEETLHALREVLPKVGYSAAAATA; translated from the coding sequence GTGAATTTACGCATCCCTGGGCCAACGCCGTGTCCCGAAGAAGTGCTGATGGCGATGACCAAGCAGATGGTCGACCACCGGGGTCCCGAGTTCAAGGACATCCTTCTGCGGGTTACGGAGCGCTTGAAGACCTTCTTTCAAACGAAGAACGATGTGGTGACGCTGACGGCTGCCGGCACCGGCGGGCTCGAAGCTGCCATCGTCAATTTCCTCTCTCCTGGCGAGACGGTGCTGGCGGTGTCGATCGGGGTGTTCGGCGACCGTTTCGCCAAGATTGCGGAGACTTACGGCGCGACAGTCAAGCGGCTGCGGTTCGAAGATGGGGAAGCCGCGGACCCCGACCAGATCGCGGCGGCCTTGGCTGCTGACCCGTCGATCCGGGCGGTGACGGTGACGCACAACGAGACCTCGACCGGCGTCACGAACGACCTCGCCGCCATCGCGAAGGTGGTGAAAGCGGCCGACAAGCTGATCCTCGTCGACGCCGTCTCGAGCTTGACCGCCATCGACTTGCCAGTCGACGCGCTCGGCCTCGATGTTGTGGTCTCTGGCTCGCAGAAAGGCTGGATGGTGCCGCCGGGGCTCACCTTTCTCTCGGTCAGCGAGCGCGGCTGGGAAGCCAACGCCAACGCCAAGATGCCGCGCTTTTATCTCGACGTTCGCGAGGCGAAGAAATCGCTCGACAAGGGCCAGACCCCGTGGACGCCGGCAATTTCGGTGTTTTATGCCCTCGATGTCGCACTCGATCTCATGCTCGCCGAAGGGCTGCCCGCGATCTTCGAGCGGCACCGCCGGGTCGCCGAACGAACTCGGGCGGGGGTGAAAGAACTCGGGCTGCGGCTGCTGGCGAAGGATGAACGCTACGCCTCCAACAGCGTCACCGCCGTCTGGGCGCCCGACGGCGTTGAGGTGAAAGCGCTGCGAGCGGCGCTGCGCGAGCGAGGCGTGGTCGTCGCTGGAGGGCAGGGCGCGCTCGACGGCAAGATTTTCCGGATCGGGCATCTTGGCTACGTGCGTGATGCCGATATCGAGGAGACGCTGCACGCCCTGCGCGAGGTGCTGCCGAAAGTAGGCTACTCCGCCGCGGCAGCAACCGCCTAG
- the murJ gene encoding murein biosynthesis integral membrane protein MurJ: MTEPSPSRVGRLARAALTVSVGGAVSRLLGLGREQTIAALFGRSAATDAFTAASRIPTTTYDLLVGGMISAAFVPVLSSEAERDERAFQRLAGLLLSFFGALLAAAVALVLLFSAPIVAVLTPFFDAETQATTLHLLRLMTPSLFFLGMSGVAIGILQARRQFGAPAFGAAVFNLGFIVAAWALRDHGVEALALALLAGSVAQLVLQAAALRSVRLQLSFDWRTPQLRRIGALYLPVLLGLIVTNTGVYIDTILASSLPPGDLTAMRYATTLTQLTLGVVAVSIGTAYLPELSRMPAASPQYRAALGEALRAVLLLAVPLVIALAVLREPVIRLLFERGAFTSSDTARTALAYLAYAPGTPAAALDQILIFAFYARQDTIRPVLVGVASVGIYLAVALALVQPFGMVGLTLANSAQWIGHLLMMALLTALMLRALPLRASIVALGRIGLAGSAAGLTWWLAGWVLPADALLLVPAVVVAGAAGGAVYLGTLLLLGAPEASFLIARLRSFLDRAFRRK, translated from the coding sequence ATGACAGAGCCGTCCCCCTCGCGGGTTGGCCGGCTGGCGCGAGCGGCGCTCACCGTGTCGGTTGGCGGAGCAGTCAGCCGGCTGCTGGGGTTGGGGCGCGAGCAGACGATCGCCGCCCTGTTCGGCCGCAGCGCTGCCACCGATGCCTTCACTGCAGCAAGCCGCATCCCAACGACGACCTACGACCTACTCGTCGGCGGGATGATCTCTGCCGCCTTCGTTCCTGTTCTCTCGAGCGAAGCGGAGCGCGATGAACGAGCGTTCCAGCGCCTTGCGGGACTACTGCTCTCCTTCTTCGGCGCGCTCTTGGCTGCGGCTGTCGCGCTGGTCCTTCTCTTCTCAGCGCCGATTGTCGCCGTCCTGACCCCGTTTTTTGATGCAGAGACCCAAGCGACGACGCTGCACCTGCTGCGGCTGATGACGCCGAGCCTCTTTTTTCTCGGAATGTCGGGGGTGGCGATCGGTATCTTGCAGGCGCGCCGGCAGTTCGGCGCGCCGGCCTTTGGGGCCGCAGTCTTTAACCTCGGGTTCATCGTTGCCGCTTGGGCCTTGCGCGACCACGGGGTCGAGGCGCTGGCGCTCGCCCTTCTCGCTGGCTCGGTCGCCCAGCTTGTCCTTCAAGCCGCTGCCCTCCGCTCGGTCCGGCTGCAGCTTTCCTTCGACTGGCGGACCCCGCAGCTCCGCCGGATCGGCGCGCTCTATCTCCCCGTGCTGCTCGGGCTGATCGTGACGAACACGGGGGTGTACATCGACACTATTCTGGCGTCGAGCCTTCCGCCGGGCGACCTGACCGCGATGCGCTATGCCACCACCTTAACGCAGCTGACGTTAGGGGTGGTCGCCGTCTCGATCGGGACCGCCTATCTTCCCGAACTGTCGCGCATGCCGGCCGCCTCGCCCCAGTACCGCGCCGCCTTGGGAGAAGCGCTGCGCGCTGTCCTGCTGCTCGCTGTGCCGCTGGTCATTGCGCTTGCCGTCCTCCGCGAGCCGGTGATCCGACTGCTGTTCGAGCGCGGCGCCTTTACCAGCAGCGACACGGCGCGCACCGCACTCGCCTACCTCGCGTATGCGCCGGGGACCCCCGCGGCCGCATTGGATCAAATCCTGATCTTCGCCTTCTACGCCCGCCAGGACACCATTCGCCCCGTTCTCGTTGGGGTTGCCTCGGTGGGGATCTATCTTGCCGTCGCGCTGGCGCTCGTCCAGCCATTCGGCATGGTGGGGCTGACCCTCGCCAACTCGGCGCAGTGGATTGGGCATCTTCTCATGATGGCGCTCCTGACGGCGCTGATGCTGCGCGCCCTCCCCCTCCGCGCGAGCATCGTGGCGCTTGGGCGGATCGGGCTGGCGGGGAGCGCCGCCGGGCTGACGTGGTGGCTCGCGGGGTGGGTGCTGCCGGCGGATGCCCTGCTGCTCGTCCCCGCCGTGGTCGTGGCGGGAGCGGCGGGAGGAGCCGTCTATCTCGGGACACTGCTGCTGCTCGGCGCGCCGGAGGCCTCCTTCCTGATCGCGCGCCTGCGTTCCTTCCTTGATCGAGCATTCAGGCGGAAGTAG
- a CDS encoding uracil-DNA glycosylase, with the protein MAERRRVFSAANGSAGAAVLFVAEAPGRLGAERTGVPLFGDRTGRAFRQLLLAAGLSDEEVFVTNAVLCNPRQGEKNRPPMRWELANCRDHLRRALDAVDPLVVAALGGVALRALAAIQPHSATLQTVGQPVPWFGRWLIPLYHPGPRAQLRRSFDQQREDFARLGAFIREQARLTLLGERGAAAGGR; encoded by the coding sequence ATGGCAGAACGCCGCCGCGTCTTCTCCGCCGCGAACGGCTCCGCCGGCGCAGCCGTCCTCTTCGTTGCAGAAGCGCCCGGCCGGCTCGGCGCGGAACGAACTGGCGTGCCGCTCTTCGGTGACCGGACAGGACGCGCGTTTCGCCAGCTTCTCCTCGCTGCCGGCTTGAGCGACGAGGAGGTGTTTGTCACGAACGCCGTTCTCTGTAACCCGCGTCAGGGGGAGAAGAACCGGCCGCCCATGCGCTGGGAGCTCGCGAATTGCCGCGACCACCTCCGGCGCGCGCTCGACGCCGTCGACCCGCTCGTGGTTGCTGCGCTCGGCGGGGTTGCCCTGCGCGCCCTCGCCGCGATCCAGCCGCACTCGGCGACGCTGCAGACGGTGGGGCAGCCGGTCCCTTGGTTCGGACGTTGGCTTATCCCGCTCTATCATCCCGGCCCGCGTGCGCAGCTTCGGCGCTCCTTCGACCAGCAGCGAGAGGACTTCGCCCGGCTTGGGGCATTCATCCGCGAGCAGGCCCGGCTGACCCTTCTCGGGGAGCGCGGGGCAGCGGCGGGAGGTCGATGA
- a CDS encoding DUF1800 domain-containing protein — translation MPLTNDQALAHLLRRTGFGPSRAEFLRARADGFSATLQRLLYDDTVSSALDPTGGLGTAFDPTRLDHLRQAWLYRMAFSPQQLREKMTFFWHSHFATSIEVVDDLGFMTRQIEFLRANALGSFRTLLHGIAKDPAMMIFLDTRLNSKNAPNENFAREVMELYTLGEGNGYTEEDVKQAAKTFTGWRFRTSDDPAGRWKKGDFYLDTRQQDTTPKTIFGKPFPYSADQGERFLDLLLQHPNTGDFLARKLFRFFISDSIDEPTVAAVAAAYYASGYSVRAMLETLFTSPVFLSDGAYRCQVKTPLEFLLGLVKQLNLVDKKGQPWLPYPFVVQQLRALGVDLYDPPSVKGWPEGVEWLGTTPLLLRANQVNTVLTAQTNQGPTYFDAVAFCNATGQSTAEGLVTELANRLVDGDISPSFRDALVSYLGQRTAAAAAAQRVFVPVAVTGSALAVQPPESEPPPVNVWNGQGVKVRGMLYLLLASPNYQLN, via the coding sequence ATGCCGTTGACGAATGACCAAGCGCTTGCCCACCTGCTGCGTCGGACGGGCTTTGGCCCGTCGCGCGCCGAGTTTCTTCGCGCTCGGGCCGATGGCTTCTCCGCCACCCTCCAGCGGCTGCTCTATGACGATACGGTGTCAAGCGCCCTCGACCCAACCGGAGGGCTGGGCACAGCGTTCGACCCGACACGGCTCGATCACCTCCGCCAAGCGTGGCTCTACCGCATGGCCTTCAGCCCGCAGCAGCTGCGCGAGAAGATGACCTTCTTCTGGCACAGCCATTTCGCCACCTCGATCGAAGTCGTCGATGACCTGGGGTTCATGACCCGGCAGATCGAGTTCCTGCGGGCGAACGCTTTAGGCAGCTTCCGCACCCTCCTTCATGGGATCGCCAAAGACCCGGCGATGATGATCTTTCTCGACACGCGGCTCAACTCCAAGAACGCGCCGAACGAGAACTTCGCCCGGGAAGTGATGGAGCTGTACACCCTTGGGGAGGGCAACGGCTACACCGAGGAGGACGTCAAGCAGGCGGCGAAAACCTTCACGGGATGGCGGTTCCGGACGAGCGACGACCCCGCAGGCCGGTGGAAGAAAGGGGACTTCTATCTCGACACGCGACAGCAAGACACCACGCCGAAGACGATCTTCGGCAAGCCATTCCCGTACAGCGCTGACCAAGGGGAGCGGTTCCTCGACCTGCTCCTTCAGCATCCGAACACCGGCGACTTTCTCGCGCGCAAGCTGTTTCGCTTTTTCATCTCGGACAGTATTGATGAGCCAACAGTCGCAGCGGTCGCGGCAGCCTACTACGCGAGCGGCTACTCGGTTCGGGCGATGCTCGAAACGCTGTTCACAAGCCCCGTCTTTCTCTCAGACGGAGCGTACCGCTGCCAAGTGAAGACGCCGCTTGAATTCCTGCTCGGTCTCGTGAAACAGCTGAACCTCGTCGACAAGAAGGGCCAGCCTTGGCTTCCCTATCCGTTCGTCGTGCAGCAGCTGCGCGCTCTCGGCGTGGACCTCTACGACCCCCCTTCAGTGAAGGGATGGCCCGAGGGCGTGGAGTGGCTGGGCACAACGCCGCTCCTGCTCCGCGCGAACCAAGTGAACACGGTGCTCACTGCCCAAACGAACCAAGGGCCGACCTATTTCGACGCCGTCGCGTTCTGCAATGCCACCGGGCAGTCAACGGCCGAGGGGCTGGTCACTGAACTGGCCAATCGGCTGGTGGACGGCGACATTTCGCCTTCGTTCCGCGACGCACTCGTTTCTTATCTCGGGCAGCGCACAGCTGCTGCGGCTGCGGCGCAGCGCGTCTTTGTGCCGGTTGCAGTAACCGGAAGTGCCCTCGCCGTCCAACCGCCGGAGAGCGAGCCGCCGCCCGTCAATGTCTGGAATGGGCAAGGCGTGAAGGTGCGAGGGATGCTCTACCTCCTGCTCGCCTCACCCAATTACCAGTTGAACTAG
- a CDS encoding polyamine aminopropyltransferase, with translation MRALPGPWRRRAWLTAFFDIDPAVTLLGAAGIVAACTFIYELLLSTQAAYLLGNSVYHYSVTIGAFMAALGGGAFLSRFIREHVLTWFLVVEIGVALAGGFAALILYAVFAFDGRLYSWALFSAVAVVGGLCGLELPLLTRLIRERSTLREAIAGALSLDYLGALAAAIAFPLALLPLLGLVRTGLVAGLINLAVALTCLAVFRHAVDLRLFGPLGLASSCALAGGFLLATHATSLLEQRLFRDEIIYAAHSPYQRIVLTKWKDDLRLYLDGNLQFSSLDEYRYHEALVQPALSLAPWRSDVLILGGGDGLALREVLRDPDVERVTLVDLDPAVTHLARTFGPLVALNQGALADPRVEVVHEDAFSWLERTTRLFPIIVIDLPDPRTPDLGKLYSVEFYRLAARHLARGGMLAVQATSPYHAREAYWSIGASLEAAGLQVLPYHVLVPTFGEWGFYLASDLAIPHHSYRPRTAVRFLTAEAMARAVVFEPDIAPLPVAASTLDRQEILDYYARAWREWRGR, from the coding sequence ATGCGCGCGCTCCCAGGGCCGTGGCGACGACGCGCGTGGCTGACCGCCTTTTTCGATATCGACCCGGCAGTCACGCTGCTCGGCGCTGCCGGCATTGTCGCAGCCTGCACCTTCATCTACGAGCTGCTCCTCAGCACCCAAGCCGCCTATCTGCTCGGCAACAGCGTGTACCACTACTCCGTGACGATTGGCGCCTTCATGGCGGCGCTCGGCGGGGGAGCGTTCCTCTCGCGGTTCATTCGGGAGCATGTTCTGACCTGGTTTCTCGTCGTGGAAATCGGGGTCGCGCTCGCCGGCGGCTTTGCGGCGCTGATCCTGTATGCCGTCTTCGCCTTCGACGGCCGGCTGTACTCCTGGGCGCTGTTCAGCGCAGTTGCCGTGGTTGGCGGACTGTGCGGACTAGAGCTGCCGCTCCTTACCCGCCTTATTCGCGAGCGCTCAACCCTGCGCGAGGCGATCGCGGGCGCGCTCAGTCTGGACTATCTCGGCGCGCTGGCGGCCGCCATTGCCTTCCCCCTCGCCCTGCTGCCGCTCCTTGGCCTTGTCCGCACCGGTCTGGTGGCCGGCCTGATCAATCTCGCGGTCGCGCTGACCTGCCTCGCGGTGTTTCGTCACGCAGTCGACCTGCGACTGTTCGGACCTCTCGGACTGGCCAGCTCCTGCGCGCTTGCCGGCGGGTTTCTCCTCGCAACGCACGCGACATCGCTGCTCGAGCAGCGGCTGTTCCGCGACGAGATCATCTACGCCGCCCATTCGCCTTATCAGCGCATCGTGCTCACGAAGTGGAAGGATGACCTTCGGCTCTACTTGGACGGCAATCTGCAATTCAGTTCCCTTGATGAATATCGCTACCATGAGGCGCTCGTTCAGCCGGCGCTCTCTCTTGCGCCCTGGCGAAGCGATGTTCTGATCCTTGGCGGCGGCGACGGGCTTGCGCTGCGCGAGGTGCTGCGCGACCCGGACGTCGAGCGGGTGACGCTGGTCGACCTCGACCCGGCGGTCACGCACCTGGCGCGAACCTTTGGGCCGCTCGTTGCCCTTAACCAGGGCGCGCTCGCCGACCCTCGGGTCGAGGTGGTGCATGAGGATGCATTCTCCTGGCTCGAAAGGACAACGCGGCTTTTTCCGATCATCGTGATCGATCTTCCCGACCCGCGCACTCCCGACCTGGGCAAGCTCTACTCAGTCGAGTTCTATCGCTTGGCCGCGCGCCATCTCGCGCGCGGGGGTATGCTCGCTGTTCAGGCGACCTCGCCGTACCATGCGCGAGAAGCGTACTGGTCGATTGGCGCCTCCCTTGAAGCGGCGGGGCTGCAGGTGCTGCCGTATCATGTCCTCGTCCCGACCTTTGGCGAGTGGGGGTTCTATCTCGCATCCGACCTCGCTATCCCTCATCATTCCTATCGGCCGCGAACGGCGGTCCGGTTTTTGACTGCGGAGGCGATGGCGCGGGCAGTGGTGTTCGAGCCGGATATCGCCCCCCTCCCGGTCGCGGCGAGCACCCTCGATCGGCAGGAGATCCTTGACTATTACGCCCGTGCCTGGCGGGAGTGGCGTGGACGTTAG
- a CDS encoding plastocyanin/azurin family copper-binding protein produces MSRQFSLLLLCAALAGLLAVPPPPAASEPAVRTVEIVVTGRDRWAYRPSSLVIQAGETVEWVNRDPDDVHNVSIPALGYDGRFLARGESDQITFTLPGRYDYYCIPHPAMRGQVIVLGAVYLPFVTAHRSAP; encoded by the coding sequence ATGAGCCGCCAGTTCAGCCTCCTCCTGCTCTGCGCGGCACTGGCGGGCCTGCTGGCCGTGCCCCCACCTCCAGCCGCGAGCGAGCCCGCTGTGCGCACTGTTGAGATTGTCGTCACGGGACGCGACCGCTGGGCATACCGGCCGTCCTCGCTCGTCATTCAGGCGGGAGAGACCGTGGAGTGGGTCAACCGCGACCCCGACGATGTGCATAACGTTTCGATCCCGGCGCTCGGCTACGACGGCCGGTTTCTCGCCAGAGGAGAAAGCGATCAAATCACGTTCACGCTGCCCGGGCGGTACGACTACTACTGCATTCCGCATCCCGCGATGCGAGGGCAGGTTATCGTTCTGGGCGCGGTCTACCTGCCCTTCGTGACGGCACACCGCTCCGCCCCCTAA